In a genomic window of Mycosarcoma maydis chromosome 5, whole genome shotgun sequence:
- a CDS encoding effector family protein Eff1-9, whose protein sequence is MSLIVILLWAFQVARAAPAGPADRNTDWQQYLRGSSTQPGLSWPHQHQGSTSSDLRSNYELQDAGAGYWSPANSHFDSDPAQSSQHWGEHAHDIQPSQSWSHNFAPHHPLTQYEHDYSYTPPELNTEDLEMLRDILTDSDNDGTSSVYRSNGRDASIGKNVVNVGHINNDQTHSSLYRDMHFSDAEPSQSWNYASTPHHTISPYDLSHTPRLLNAEELEFLHNALMASDSEALPPSGRPIGGETNTAFNVAKNPQTDQGESMSSSVPRKRVRKSSQVHGEERIRKQPESLKRTEPEVLRSIPYTEPLGSDRQTLGVLALRPNEKLIQEISSRVFAGKLRVAQEHLFYHLRMEDYFRKWPLRRRNRRLPLISTTAADGKTKLRIHMTDHYSSPRNANLRGTILENKQYYMFFGVPETLQAKNPIEYYGSGYIDVKDHSAVDQHLLPLLKGL, encoded by the coding sequence ATGTCCTTGATTGTCATCTTACTCTGGGCCTTTCAGGTGGCTAGAGCGGCGCCAGCCGGCCCTGCTGATCGCAATACCGATTGGCAACAGTACCTACGAGGAAGCTCCACACAGCCAGGACTTAGTTGGCCCCATCAACATCAAGGTTCAACCTCTAGTGATTTACGTTCGAACTATGAACTGCAAGATGCAGGCGCCGGCTATTGGTCGCCTGCCAACAGTCACTTCGACAGTGACCCGGCGCAAAGCTCGCAACACTGGGGAGAACATGCACATGACATTCAGCCCTCTCAATCCTGGAGCCACAATTTCGCGCCTCATCACCCACTTACACAATACGAACACGACTACTCGTACACGCCACCCGAGTTGAACACGGAAGATCTCGAGATGCTTCGTGATATTTTAACGGACTCCGATAACGATGGAACGTCGTCAGTCTATCGATCGAATGGAAGAGATGCCAGCATTGGAAAAAATGTTGTCAATGTTGGGCATATCAATAATGATCAGACCCACAGCTCCCTATACAGGGATATGCATTTCTCTGACGCTGAGCCCTCTCAGTCATGGAACTACGCGTCGACTCCTCATCACACGATCTCGCCGTACGACTTGTCGCATACACCGCGCTTGCTGAACGCAGAAGAACTCGAATTCCTTCACAATGCTCTGATGGCATCAGATAGTGAAGCACTTCCTCCAAGCGGGCGACCTATAGGTGGAGAAACCAACACCGCATTCAACGTGGCCAAGAACCCCCAAACAGACCAAGGCGAGTCGATGTCCAGCTCAGTGCCACGCAAGCGTGTCAGGAAAAGCTCTCAAGTTCACGGTGAGGAGCGTATTCGCAAGCAACCAGAAAGTCTCAAAAGGACTGAGCCCGAGGTACTGCGAAGTATTCCTTATACAGAGCCATTGGGAAGTGACAGACAAACACTTGGCGTTCTAGCCTTGAGACCCAACGAAAAGCTCATCCAAGAAATAAGCTCTCGAGTCTTTGCCGGCAAGCTACGTGTGGCTCAAGAGCACCTTTTCTATCACTTGCGTATGGAAGACTACTTCAGAAAGTGGCCGTTGCGCAGACGCAATCGTCGCCTTCCTCTTATCAGCACAACCGCAGCCGACGGAAAGACTAAGCTCAGAATTCACATGACCGACCATTACTCCTCCCCTAGAAATGCAAACCTCCGAGGGACTATACTGGAAAACAAACAATACTACATGTTTTTCGGCGTGCCCGAGACACTTCAAGCAAAGAATCCGATCGAGTATTATGGATCCGGCTACATTGATGTGAAAGACCATTCTGCTGTCGACCAACATCTTTTGCCATTGCTGAAAGGGTTGTGA
- a CDS encoding effector family protein Eff1-10 yields the protein MLLPVILLLVFQVIKAAPAGPGEYDSDWLQLLQVLSSSQSHVWPSQHQGETSSQSHSSFIPQNTDIGSWSPTNSINDELRYSPHYWGGHTPDIQPSPSYLSSSHMTSLHSSFAPQGHSHMPPELDPEDLDFVNNVLIDLDHEGPPQGDESNIVAATTAAKVVNPLPPSQSTSGVSTLQRKLARKRSSTQKNRTRKQPNPDKRTAEPSTLQSIPYTEALRNDGRSTGTLTLRPNEKLIQDLSSRIFADKLRVVEDRLLRFLKPDQFFRRWPLGRRSRRLPIFGTTAADGTTKLGIYMTDHHTSHESPNFKDTILENKRYYMFFGVPTTLKAKNPIEYYGAGYIDSKDFHTVDQHLSPLLEGIKEAAELRL from the coding sequence ATGCTCTTGCCTGTCATCTTACTCTTGGTGTTTCAGGTCATCAAGGCAGCCCCGGCCGGCCCTGGTGAATACGACTCCGAttggctgcagcttctACAGGTATTGTCTTCCTCGCAAAGCCATGTCTGGCCGAGTCAGCATCAGGGTGAGACCTCAAGTCAATCACATTCGAGTTTTATACCACAAAACACAGACATCGGCTCTTGGTCGCCTACCAACAGTATCAATGATGAACTAAGATACAGCCCCCATTACTGGGGAGGACATACGCCTGACATTCAGCCCTCTCCGTCTTATCTGTCCTCAAGCCATATGACATCTCTTCATTCTTCGTTTGCACCACAGGGGCACTCGCACATGCCACCCGAGCTGGATCCCGAAGATCTCGATTTCGTTAATAATGTCTTGATCGATTTAGATCACGAGGGACCTCCCCAAGGTGATGAATCCAACATTGTTGCGGCCACAACTGCGGCAAAGGTAGTCAACCCCCTACCACCGAGCCAATCAACGTCAGGTGTAAGCACATTACAGCGCAAGCTTGCCCGGAAACGCTCTTCGACTCAGAAGAACCGCACTCGCAAGCAACCAAACCCGGATAAAAGGACGGCTGAGCCCAGCACGCTACAGAGTATTCCATATACGGAAGCACTGAGAAATGATGGCAGATCGACGGGTACCTTAACCTTGAGACCCAACGAGAAGCTTATCCAAGACCTCAGCTCGCGAATTTTTGCTGATAAACTGCGTGTAGTGGAAGATCGCCTTCTCCGCTTTCTGAAACCAGATCAATTCTTCAGACGGTGGCCACTCGGAAGGCGTAGTCGCCGCCTTCCCATATTCGGCACCACCGCAGCGGACGGTAcgaccaagctcggcatctaCATGACGGATCATCACACGTCCCACGAAAGTCCGAATTTCAAAGACACTATCCTGGAAAACAAACGCTACTATATGTTTTTTGGTGTACCCACGACTCTAAAGGCAAAGAATCCTATCGAGTATTACGGAGCCGGCTACATAGACTCGAAAGATTTTCATACTGTTGACCAGCATCTTTCGCCGTTGCTAGAAGGAATAAAAGAGGCAGCCGAGCTTCGATTGTAG
- a CDS encoding effector family protein Eff1-11 gives MLLTSFKVGLGIMLTGLCLVSAVPMDGANQHINWLAHGQTDSPPQILPVGGGDTPEFLQGTPPSTPPASSWNNPSDLQWEVQHQLPPSIGHGLDDETQEFLNSLLDDLSRKKEDEQHTNVNAPTVSSILTTGIDPPNAFHFWWEPKSFRSLQALPRKMQGHKPVDLVFNLGSDVRREINAKVFGGRLKWAPDADLARINRPTYLASSPYKRRSRKLPFVYFLDQHGSRLPIYITTHRGVALPGSALHIRDFWLFWSLSELPSGPIRIFSLGAGYADTADHSDIDQHVRALLRAEEHLSSSHI, from the coding sequence ATGTTGCTAACTTCATTTAAAGTCGGGCTTGGCATCATGCTGACTGGCCTTTGCCTGGTCTCAGCAGTTCCAATGGACGGTGCAAACCAACATATAAACTGGCTTGCCCATGGACAGACCGATAGTCCACCTCAGATTTTGCCAGTTGGCGGCGGTGACACTCCAGAATTCCTTCAAGGTACTCCTCCTTCCACACCTCCGGCTTCCTCCTGGAACAACCCGTCGGATCTGCAGTGGGAAGTCCAACATCAGCTTCCCCCATCCATCGGACATGGGCTTGACGACGAGACGCAAGAGTTCCTGAACTCACTACTGGACGACCTCTCACGAAAAaaagaggatgagcagcaTACGAACGTGAACGCACCCACAGTCTCTAGCATCTTGACCACAGGAATAGACCCTCCAAACGCGTTTCACTTTTGGTGGGAACCAAAATCATTTCGCTCTCTGCAAGCTCTACCACGAAAAATGCAAGGCCACAAACCTGTAGACCTGGTCTTCAATCTTGGCTCCGATGTACGCAGAGAAATCAACGCAAAAGTATTTGGAGGGCGGCTGAAATGGGCTCCAGATGCAGATTTGGCCCGCATCAATCGTCCGACCTACCTGGCCTCCTCGCCGTACAAACGAAGAAGCAGAAAACTTCCCTTCGTCTACTTTCTTGATCAGCACGGCTCAAGGCTCCCTATTTACATAACCACCCATCGCGGTGTTGCTTTACCGGGATCCGCTTtgcacattcgtgacttTTGGTTATTTTGGAGCCTGTCAGAATTGCCTTCTGGACCAATTAGGATTTTCAGCTTGGGAGCTGGATATGCCGATACAGCTGATCACAGCGACATCGACCAACATGTCCGAGCGCTTTTGCGAGCGGAAGAACATCTATCTTCGTCTCACATATAG
- a CDS encoding uncharacterized protein (related to muconate cycloisomerase) — MSLLAVGTFNTNELFTIRFDPEKESLELLNISEAKGNHSWLSTATLPKPGKNGVAANAVPTHLYATCWTQPPSVAAYRIHRADAGSNASFELLNTAETAARSGYVYVGFPERGRHPVLYTCGGPTGEVIGINADTGAFDLAGTKHDSIIAREAPSDGITGAGSAGRIQEIDFVTGECSLPGKTLSQSREIKRKAVLANSSKSDESTATTKLDASGGKNAMDFGGLRHGSHGIDLSPDGSVCYVPDIGRNCIWTMNVDPDSGALILGEKSMAPRSNDGPRHTLSHPDGRYIYSLQEHSSMVDVFELIKDAKGTRLEWRQGVKIIPQSDDESLYWADEVRLSCSVPNLDGEYPRYMFASTRGLASSTQGWVAVFQLDKSGLVVSQDRDAKSELGDALCLWQTPTSGGWANAIEPSPTLLCGNRGKVQYAALTDSEVGQVRMLRLDVDDATRPNQHSVTEVATLCLGNDAHGRLREAATAVWI; from the coding sequence atgtcgctgctcgcagTTGGAACGTTTAACACCAACGAGCTCTTCACCATCAGGTTCGATCCTGAAAAGGAGAgtcttgagctgctcaacatctCTGAAGCTAAGGGGAACCACTCGTGGCTGTCGACGGCTACTCTCCCCAAGCCTGGGAAGAATGGCGTCGCTGCAAATGCTGTGCCGACTCACCTGTATGCTACCTGCTGGACTCAACCTCCAAGTGTGGCTGCCTACCGGATTCATCGCGCTGATGCTGGGAGCAACGCTAGCTTCGAGTTGCTTAACACGGCCGAAACTGCTGCTAGGTCGGGCTACGTGTACGTCGGCTTTCCCGAGCGAGGTCGACATCCTGTGCTGTACACGTGTGGAGGGCCAACGGGTGAGGTGATCGGAATCAATGCTGATACAGGCGCGTTTGACTTGGCTGGAACCAAACATGACTCGATCATTGCGCGGGAGGCACCTTCGGATGGCATCACAGGCGCCGGATCGGCCGGGCGCATCCAAGAAATCGACTTTGTAACCGGCGAATGTTCCTTGCCTGGAAAAACGCTCTCTCAGTCCAGAGAAATCAAACGGAAAGCAGTGCTGGCAAactcgagcaagagcgacgaAAGTACAGCgaccaccaagctcgatgctTCAGGTGGAAAAAATGCTATGGATTTTGGTGGTCTTCGTCATGGCTCCCACGGCATCGACTTGTCCCCGGATGGAAGCGTCTGCTATGTTCCTGACATTGGTCGAAACTGCATCTGGACTATGAATGTTGACCCTGACAGCGGTGCGCTGATTCTCGGCGAGAAGAGCATGGCGCCACGAAGTAACGACGGCCCGCGTCATACCCTTTCACACCCCGATGGGCGCTACATCTACAGCTTGCAAGAGCACAGCTCCATGGTCGATGTTTTTGAACTGATTAAAGATGCAAAGGGTACACGCCTGGAATGGAGGCAAGGCGTCAAAATTATCCCTCAaagcgatgacgagagcTTGTACTGGGCAGACGAGGTTCGACTCTCTTGTTCAGTGCCGAACCTGGACGGGGAATACCCGCGATACATGTTTGCATCTACGCGAGGTCTTGCTTCCAGCACCCAAGGGTGGGTCGCTGTCTttcagctcgacaagagTGGCTTGGTGGTATCACAAGATCGCGATGCCAAgagcgagcttggcgatgcgCTGTGTCTGTGGCAGACACCCACATCAGGTGGATGGGCAAATGCAATTGAACCGTCTCCCACTTTGCTCTGTGGGAACAGGGGAAAAGTGCAGTATGCTGCTCTCACAGATAGCGAAGTGGGCCAGGTGCGCATGCTGCGTCTTGATGTGGATGATGCTACTCGACCAAATCAACACTCAGTCACTGAGGTTGCTACTCTGTGTCTCGGCAATGATGCTCACGGAAGACTCAGGGAGGCTGCCACTGCGGTCTGGATTTGA
- a CDS encoding uncharacterized protein (related to Deoxyribodipyrimidine photolyase), with amino-acid sequence MSKHVRVLYWFRTDLRLHDSPALQAALDLKPAALFPVWCWDPNYVYKHRVGVNRFRFLLESMIALSKNITSTQSNSQLLVVRGEPTELLPELWKRWSITHLVFEKDPSAYGRRRDQLILEAAEKSNVKVVAVQGHHLYDPEQVVNKNKGKPTMSMSTLQKIVADMGDVPKPIDAPEDLPLPTLKDSKSKSLQDTLPELARSLEGLPYYTGKGREGPESIDLNSTELGGQRDKKVSCYDTVQGEASELFSAPTLASLGMDASKVKDTIKGGEPIALEKLANICKDAKYVATFAKPKTSPGQSAEDPSTTLLSPYLKFGCLSVRKLWWDAEEAKNRYKGGSKTGPPENLNGQLLFRDMYACAEYAIGDAFGRVRGNEVCRYMDWYLPTHYDENGEVVLPRPAGDAVSEARLSAYKLGQTGFPWIDALMRQLRLEGWMHHLGRHSVAAFLTRGQCWISWERGAEIFDEYLIDWDPCSNPGNWMWLSCSAFFTQYFRLYGLATFPAKYDKTGALVRKYCPELAKFPDKYIYEPFNAPKEVQQKAGCIIGKDYPLPMLDEKEAKAENMARMKICYQANLYGTSKEVLEGKADEMLRKKHGFKDAPKEFDWNNRPGAKIPKWARAPHGEEHTTKGAPGHEDGPPLTKEEGESGDDSDDVVYKQEDEQKEERTSKKRKAAAKVEGTSKKKE; translated from the coding sequence ATGTCGAAGCACGTCCGCGTCTTATACTGGTTCCGCACCGACCTCCGCCTGCACGATTCGCCGGCACTTCAAGCCGCGCTCGATCTCAAACCTGCCGCACTCTTCCCAGTATGGTGTTGGGATCCCAACTATGTCTACAAGCACCGTGTCGGTGTCAaccgcttccgcttcctACTAGAATCGATGATCGCTCTATCCAAAAATATTACTTCAACGCAATCCAATTCACAACTTCTTGTTGTTCGTGGAGAACCCACTGAATTGCTACCAGAGCTTTGGAAAAGATGGAGCATTACCCATTTGGTCTTCGAAAAGGATCCCTCTGCTTATGGCAGACGACGGGACCAGCTAATCCTCGAAGCTGCAGAGAAGAGCAACGTCAAAGTGGTGGCTGTCCAAGGACATCATCTCTACGATCCCGAGCAAGTGGtgaacaagaacaagggCAAACCAACCATGTCGATGAGCACGCTCCAAAAAATCGTTGCAGATATGGGCGATGTGCCCAAGCCCATTGACGCCCCTGAGGAcctgccgctgccaacgtTGAAGGACTCAAAGTCGAAATCTCTCCAGGATACACTGCCAGAACTGGCGAGATCGCTGGAAGGCCTGCCATACTACACGGGTAAGGGTCGTGAAGGTCCCGAATCAATCGATCTCAACTCAACAGAGCTGGGGGGACAGAGGGACAAAAAGGTCAGCTGCTATGACACCGTTCAAGGCGAAGCATCCGAGCTGTTTTCAGCTCCCACGCTTGCTTCGCTCGGAATGGACGCTAGCAAGGTCAAAGATACAATCAAAGGGGGCGAACCAATCGCtctcgagaagctcgccaacaTTTGTAAGGATGCCAAGTATGTGGCTACATTTGCCAAGCCCAAGACGTCTCCGGGACAGTCTGCCGAGGACCCCTCGACAACGCTCCTTTCCCCCTACCTCAAATTCGGCTGCCTCAGCGTACGGAAGCTGTGGTGGGATGCTGAAGAAGCCAAGAACAGGTACAAGGGTGGAAGCAAGACTGGTCCACCCGAAAACTTGAACGGTCAGTTGTTGTTCCGAGATATGTATGCCTGTGCCGAATACGCCATCGGCGATGCTTTCGGACGTGTACGCGGCAACGAAGTGTGCCGATACATGGACTGGTATCTCCCCACGCACTACGATGAGAACGGCGAAGTGGTTCTTCCACGTCcagctggcgatgctgtcaGCGAAGCGCGTCTGTCAGCCTACAAGCTTGGCCAAACCGGATTCCCGTGGATCGATGCTCTGATGCGTCAGCTGCGTCTAGAAGGTTGGATGCACCACCTGGGCCGACACTCTGTCGCCGCGTTCTTGACTCGCGGTCAATGTTGGATCTCTTGGGAGCGAGGTGCCGAGATCTTTGACGAATACCTAATTGACTGGGACCCATGCTCCAATCCAGGCAACTGGATGTGGCTCTCCTGCTCCGCCTTCTTCACCCAATACTTCCGTCTTTACGGACTAGCCACCTTCCCCGCCAAGTACGATAAAACCGGCGCCCTGGTACGCAAGTACTGTCCAGAACTAGCCAAATTTCCCGACAAGTACATCTACGAGCCATTCAATGCTCCCAAAGAGGTACAGCAGAAAGCGGGCTGCATCATCGGTAAGGACTACCCTTTGCCCATGCTCGATGAGAAGGAGGCGAAGGCCGAAAACATGGCAAGGATGAAGATTTGCTACCAGGCAAATCTGTATGGAACCAGCAAAGAGGTACTGGAAGGTAAGGCAGATGAGATGCTACGGAAAAAGCACGGGTTTAAGGATGCACCCAAGGAGTTTGATTGGAACAATCGACCAGGAGCCAAAATTCCAAAATGGGCAAGAGCACCGCACGGCGAAGAACATACGACAAAGGGAGCACCAGGACATGAAGATGGCCCGCCGTTGACCAAAGAGGAGGGAGAAAGTGGTGACGATTCCGACGATGTTGTGTACAAGCAGGAGGACGAGCAAAAGGAGGAACGAACtagcaagaagcgcaaagctgccGCCAAAGTAGAGGGTACAAGCAAAAAGAAAGAATAG
- a CDS encoding uncharacterized protein (related to KRE27 - member of a transmembrane complex required for efficient folding of proteins in the ER), translating to MTTTGRLLLAIGTLVFFHAAYSTYEHLSLRKSLGLAGAESNQMPIDITFETLVAFIVILIGIALTAAPLKNVTWASEMRTKSIDEVDSRSNFASLTHRGQILFASSD from the exons ATGACTACTACGGGGCGGCTCCTTCTAGCCATCGGCACAC TCGTGTTCTTCCACGCGGCATACTCAACATACGAGC ATCTGTCGTTGAGGAAGTCGCTCGGACTCGCTGGTGCAGAATCCAACCAGATGCCTATTGAT ATCACCTTTGAGACCCTCGTGGCGTTTATCGTCATTCTGATCGGTATCGCGCTCACCGCAGCACCATTGAAAAACGTTACTTGGGCCAGCGAAATGCGTACAAA atcgatcgacgaggtggattCAAGATCCAATTTCGCATCACTCACACATCGAGGGCAAATTCTGTTTGCGTCGTCCGACTAG